Proteins from a single region of Spirochaetota bacterium:
- the rsfS gene encoding ribosome silencing factor translates to MAQGNIEDIARGMARLLCDKKCEHAVLLAVGPVSSIADYFIIATATSRAHMRACADDIEAFAASHAVRPLTRPANHDGSVWTLIDLGSIVLHLFTAEGRAYYDLDKVWFEAERIPFE, encoded by the coding sequence GTGGCACAAGGGAATATCGAGGATATCGCGCGCGGCATGGCACGACTTCTCTGCGACAAGAAATGCGAGCATGCCGTACTGCTCGCCGTCGGGCCGGTGAGCTCCATCGCCGATTATTTCATCATCGCAACGGCGACATCACGAGCGCATATGCGCGCCTGTGCCGACGATATCGAAGCCTTCGCAGCATCCCACGCCGTACGCCCGCTGACACGCCCTGCGAACCACGACGGATCGGTATGGACGCTCATCGATCTCGGGAGCATCGTGCTGCATCTTTTCACCGCCGAAGGGCGCGCGTACTACGACCTTGACAAGGTGTGGTTCGAGGCGGAGCGGATACCGTTCGAATAG
- a CDS encoding LCP family protein, giving the protein MRKQHRLAATTVIILAGIFAILAGFYFFFVSSIGVAHTRGTACYFSLLFTKNDGMPSGAFIGAFGPAAGRIGMVSIPDSMGIWDPHTKQLRTMPEWYRRGGHALVFDAVSHTFRMPLHYKIVVTEKNLSEIVDLMGGVRAFVDVDLAPSITNIRPFPPGVYLLDGARAVRYINAVQGENVSRERMYRLEDIVINLFTVLAQEETMRSIFSSVPFKFALSLRVRGNIRPVDYNAFAKAATNFSADSLIVETMSGEEADTMLTPVLGGRHAVKTAKDIITRVKKPRGMESPMRSDVKLSVHNATEIDGLADRIKIRMNYRGFQANEYGNFGARSRRTFVLVRNGELPKGFLVAEAARTALICARTDRRLLVDASLVLGDDYYEIAKIIAK; this is encoded by the coding sequence ATGCGCAAACAGCACCGACTCGCCGCGACAACGGTCATCATACTCGCGGGGATATTCGCCATACTCGCCGGCTTCTATTTCTTTTTTGTAAGTTCCATCGGCGTCGCGCACACCCGCGGCACAGCCTGCTACTTCTCGCTCCTCTTCACGAAGAATGACGGCATGCCGAGCGGCGCTTTCATCGGGGCGTTCGGCCCTGCCGCCGGGCGCATCGGCATGGTGAGCATTCCCGACTCCATGGGCATATGGGACCCGCACACGAAGCAGCTGCGCACCATGCCCGAGTGGTATCGCCGCGGCGGACACGCCCTTGTCTTCGATGCGGTGAGCCATACCTTCCGCATGCCGCTCCATTACAAGATAGTCGTCACCGAAAAGAACCTCTCCGAGATAGTGGACCTCATGGGCGGGGTTCGCGCCTTCGTCGATGTCGATCTTGCGCCGAGCATAACGAATATCAGACCGTTCCCGCCGGGGGTGTATCTCCTTGACGGCGCGCGCGCGGTGCGCTATATCAATGCGGTGCAGGGCGAGAACGTCTCGCGTGAGCGCATGTACCGGCTTGAGGATATCGTCATCAATCTGTTCACGGTGCTCGCGCAGGAAGAGACGATGCGCTCGATATTCTCATCCGTGCCGTTCAAGTTCGCGTTAAGCCTCCGGGTACGGGGCAATATACGCCCGGTCGACTACAACGCGTTCGCCAAGGCGGCGACGAATTTCTCGGCGGATTCCCTCATCGTGGAAACGATGAGCGGCGAAGAGGCCGACACTATGCTCACCCCCGTGCTCGGCGGACGGCATGCGGTCAAAACGGCGAAAGACATCATCACGCGCGTGAAAAAACCGCGCGGCATGGAAAGCCCGATGCGCTCGGACGTGAAGCTCTCGGTGCACAATGCCACCGAGATCGACGGGCTTGCCGACCGCATCAAGATACGCATGAACTACCGCGGGTTCCAGGCGAACGAGTACGGGAATTTCGGCGCACGGAGCAGACGGACGTTCGTCCTCGTGCGCAACGGCGAGCTGCCCAAGGGATTCCTCGTCGCGGAGGCGGCACGGACCGCGCTCATCTGCGCCCGTACCGACCGGCGGCTCCTCGTGGACGCATCGCTCGTGCTCGGAGACGATTACTACGAAATAGCGAAGATAATAGCGAAATGA
- a CDS encoding DUF1844 domain-containing protein, whose protein sequence is MADTESMPELTFEMYIMMLSSSAMLYLGKIANPTTGKTERNLDLAKFHIDILRMLKEKTKGNISPAEATLLGSTVTNLELNYVDEKSRPADVKDDAPPAGGSPST, encoded by the coding sequence ATGGCCGATACTGAGTCTATGCCCGAGCTCACCTTCGAGATGTATATCATGATGCTCTCGTCGAGCGCAATGCTCTATCTCGGGAAGATCGCCAACCCGACGACCGGTAAAACGGAGCGCAATCTCGATCTTGCGAAATTCCATATCGATATACTCCGGATGCTCAAGGAGAAGACGAAAGGGAACATCTCCCCGGCGGAAGCGACGCTTCTCGGGAGCACGGTCACCAATCTTGAGCTCAATTATGTGGATGAGAAGTCCCGCCCGGCGGATGTGAAGGATGATGCGCCGCCTGCCGGCGGATCGCCCTCGACCTGA
- a CDS encoding AraC family transcriptional regulator: MAEKYIPDGSTRIQLETADRISLDLAGHLTMPRGWHGKAHAHPFWELIFIARGHGAFEAGGISYPAPIHSLTVFPPEQGHRFSAGDESEMLYLGFSFSLSPPRALLSPLPVPLGGHPALVPFISDITELSRNACERGEAAFIGQRLFLLSLLASVVETLLAPPASDDARHTTIASKIKEFIAANVQRNITLAEVAGNFYLSPHYVADIFRREAGVSIKAYHHALRMRKALELINAGGRTVTDVADYLGFENIHHFSKRFKGYFKMPPTRVRAGRDGINAHADGSHADS; the protein is encoded by the coding sequence ATGGCAGAAAAATACATCCCCGACGGCAGCACGCGCATACAGCTCGAAACGGCCGACCGCATCTCCCTCGATCTTGCCGGGCATCTCACCATGCCGCGTGGATGGCACGGCAAAGCCCATGCGCATCCATTCTGGGAGCTGATATTCATCGCCCGCGGACACGGTGCGTTCGAAGCGGGCGGCATATCATATCCTGCGCCGATACACAGCCTCACTGTGTTCCCCCCGGAACAGGGACATCGTTTCAGCGCCGGGGATGAGAGCGAAATGCTCTACCTCGGGTTCAGCTTCTCCCTTTCGCCCCCGCGCGCATTGCTTTCACCCCTGCCCGTCCCCCTCGGCGGGCACCCCGCCCTCGTACCGTTCATTTCCGACATCACGGAACTTTCCCGCAACGCATGCGAACGCGGGGAAGCGGCGTTCATCGGACAGCGGCTCTTCCTCCTTTCACTGCTTGCAAGCGTCGTAGAAACGCTCCTCGCGCCGCCGGCATCCGATGATGCCCGTCATACGACCATCGCATCGAAGATAAAGGAGTTCATCGCCGCGAACGTGCAGCGCAATATCACGCTTGCCGAGGTCGCCGGTAATTTCTATCTCTCACCGCATTACGTCGCCGATATCTTCAGGCGCGAAGCGGGCGTGAGCATAAAGGCGTACCATCATGCGCTGCGCATGCGCAAAGCGCTCGAGCTTATCAATGCGGGCGGACGCACCGTCACCGATGTGGCGGACTATCTCGGTTTCGAGAACATCCACCATTTCTCGAAGCGCTTCAAGGGATATTTCAAGATGCCCCCCACGCGCGTGCGTGCCGGCAGGGATGGCATCAATGCACACGCCGACGGCTCACACGCTGACAGTTGA
- a CDS encoding STAS domain-containing protein: MAINFEATEKAHFITLTGDVDLYQAEQLKQEIFDVLAAHPDIVHLCIDLSKVSYLDSSGIGVLVVLFSRLKKNGKRFSLCGIGQDIKPVFNTSMLDKFFPIFPSRTDVS, translated from the coding sequence ATGGCGATCAATTTTGAAGCGACCGAAAAGGCTCATTTTATCACCCTTACCGGCGATGTCGACCTGTATCAGGCGGAGCAGCTCAAGCAGGAGATATTCGACGTGCTCGCCGCACACCCCGATATCGTTCATCTGTGCATCGATCTGTCAAAGGTGTCCTACCTCGACTCGAGCGGCATCGGCGTCCTTGTCGTCCTTTTCAGCAGGCTCAAGAAGAACGGCAAACGATTCTCGCTCTGCGGCATAGGACAGGATATCAAACCGGTGTTCAACACGTCGATGCTCGATAAGTTCTTCCCGATATTCCCCTCACGCACGGATGTTTCGTAG